In one window of Allorhodopirellula heiligendammensis DNA:
- a CDS encoding cytochrome c — translation MARIPFFWRQSRPTPSLRVAAMLVAAGVAGLVVGCRESAPEFDHDRVRAMSLEISRDVPTDAALEDVAAVVDKLFGTPQSPRWPRPWMTQTAERDLVSLDRLAVAAGGVTSDQENSHTGLYQEHCVICHGISGSGTGAASQFQVPYPRDFRAGTFKWKSTARSEKPTRADLERLLVTGIPGTPMPSFRPLSSSDREALVDYIIYLAVRGEVERDLLAFAVDMLEYDEGPPAEELRIQVRDSYAGIDAAESIDIDQLSEGEQAIAAVINDVVVRWVSAQSSPVPPRPSLEGKSLAASVARGRELFNGPIAGCAGCHGKDGIGGLPSLDYDDWTKEYTTRIGITPDDSEAVKPFRKAGALPPRKIEPRVLADGLFRGGSDPETLYRRIHFGIAGTPMPGIEIHDDAHEATGITPNDAWDLVNFLEDLATKQQ, via the coding sequence ATGGCTCGTATCCCCTTTTTTTGGCGTCAATCCCGACCTACCCCCTCGTTGAGGGTGGCCGCAATGCTGGTAGCGGCGGGCGTTGCTGGACTGGTGGTGGGCTGTCGAGAATCGGCCCCTGAATTTGACCACGACCGGGTGCGGGCGATGTCGCTGGAGATTTCTCGCGATGTGCCGACTGACGCGGCTTTGGAAGACGTCGCCGCAGTGGTGGATAAATTGTTTGGGACGCCCCAGTCGCCGCGATGGCCTCGACCTTGGATGACGCAGACTGCCGAGCGAGACCTGGTGTCGCTCGACCGCTTGGCCGTCGCGGCGGGCGGCGTGACGAGCGACCAGGAAAATTCGCACACGGGCCTGTATCAAGAACATTGCGTGATCTGTCACGGCATTTCTGGCAGTGGCACGGGAGCGGCCTCCCAGTTCCAAGTTCCCTACCCACGGGATTTCCGAGCTGGAACATTTAAATGGAAATCGACGGCAAGGTCGGAGAAACCCACTCGCGCTGACCTGGAACGTTTGCTTGTGACCGGTATTCCTGGCACGCCCATGCCCAGCTTCCGCCCCCTGTCATCGTCTGATCGAGAAGCACTGGTAGACTACATCATCTACCTGGCGGTACGCGGTGAAGTCGAGCGGGATCTGCTGGCTTTTGCCGTCGACATGCTCGAATACGACGAGGGACCACCGGCGGAGGAGCTCCGAATTCAAGTGCGGGATTCGTATGCGGGCATCGACGCCGCAGAATCGATCGATATCGACCAACTGAGCGAAGGCGAACAGGCAATTGCCGCCGTGATTAACGATGTGGTGGTGCGTTGGGTCAGCGCTCAATCCTCACCCGTCCCGCCACGACCGTCGCTCGAGGGCAAATCGCTGGCAGCGTCGGTCGCCCGTGGTCGCGAGCTCTTCAATGGTCCCATCGCTGGATGCGCCGGCTGCCATGGCAAAGACGGGATAGGCGGGTTGCCATCGCTCGATTACGACGACTGGACCAAAGAATACACGACACGGATTGGGATCACCCCCGATGACTCGGAGGCCGTCAAGCCGTTCCGCAAAGCAGGGGCATTGCCGCCGAGAAAGATCGAACCTCGTGTGTTAGCAGACGGGCTATTTCGAGGCGGCAGCGACCCGGAAACGCTCTATCGTCGCATCCACTTCGGCATCGCTGGAACGCCCATGCCGGGAATCGAAATTCATGATGACGCTCACGAAGCGACAGGGATCACGCCCAATGATGCGTGGGACTTGGTGAATTTCCTGGAAGACTTAGCGACGAAACAACAATAG
- a CDS encoding ABC transporter ATP-binding protein has protein sequence MDVNPQGLPTAAVSVVGLSHRYGETHALNDLDVSVSGGEMVAVLGKNGSGKTTLFRLLSTLLPVQQGRISIAGADVSSATMAARGRLGIIFQSPSLDIKLTVLENLRCQGALYGLSGDRLRNRCDELLKQFTLEDRRDEFCQTLSGGLKRRVELAKGLLHRPPVMLLDEPSTGLDPSARLALWDALESLSAEGVAVMLTTHLMDEAAKASRVVLLEEGRKIADAPPAELQRSVGDQVLSIVADDPSIAEVYLRDELQLKPLRIGRTLRLTSEQSGSRGLSELLGPIAERLGDSVESISIGRASLEDVFVAKTGKAFVDAG, from the coding sequence ATGGATGTGAACCCTCAAGGTCTTCCCACAGCTGCTGTGTCTGTTGTGGGCCTGAGCCATCGCTATGGTGAGACCCATGCACTCAACGACCTGGACGTGAGCGTCAGTGGCGGTGAGATGGTGGCCGTACTTGGCAAGAACGGCAGTGGCAAGACCACCTTGTTCCGCCTGCTGAGCACGTTGCTGCCGGTCCAACAAGGTCGCATCTCAATCGCTGGCGCCGACGTCAGTAGCGCGACCATGGCCGCACGCGGACGACTCGGCATCATATTCCAATCGCCCAGTTTGGATATCAAACTGACGGTGCTCGAAAACTTGCGTTGCCAGGGGGCTCTCTACGGTCTCTCGGGTGATCGCTTGCGCAATCGCTGCGACGAGTTGCTGAAGCAGTTTACGCTCGAAGATCGCCGCGACGAATTTTGCCAAACACTCTCGGGCGGACTGAAACGCCGTGTCGAGCTCGCCAAAGGGTTATTGCACCGACCGCCCGTGATGCTGCTCGACGAGCCGAGCACAGGTTTGGATCCGTCGGCGAGATTGGCTTTGTGGGATGCTTTGGAATCACTTTCCGCCGAGGGCGTGGCGGTGATGTTGACGACTCACTTGATGGACGAAGCCGCCAAAGCGTCCCGGGTCGTGCTGCTCGAAGAGGGCCGAAAGATCGCCGACGCGCCGCCCGCCGAACTGCAACGATCCGTGGGTGACCAAGTGCTGAGTATCGTCGCCGATGATCCATCGATCGCTGAGGTATACCTACGTGATGAGTTGCAACTCAAACCGCTGCGGATTGGCAGGACGCTGCGTTTAACGAGCGAGCAATCCGGCTCGCGCGGCCTCTCCGAGTTGCTCGGCCCCATCGCGGAGCGACTCGGCGACTCGGTGGAGTCCATTTCGATCGGTCGAGCGAGTCTTGAAGATGTCTTCGTCGCCAAGACCGGCAAGGCGTTCGTGGACGCCGGGTGA
- a CDS encoding two-component system sensor histidine kinase NtrB: MIDTPGGRGVRRLAIGLAVLSCLSFFTTAWIFSAVSREQEIVSQIVKHLPESDSEVASELKGELVLQRGLLLLLVIDFVAAGVALVFVVRAYLSSEQSLEDVKVLSSDILASMDAGVITTDPDGVLTSINPRGQMLIGLPHSEHPPHDSAIGHNISEIGHEHASLEEIFEESRRFEHPIRDRDYRITRDGHTQTLRAGCTRLHNRAGDEIGFVLQVRDVTQKALIEERLRRMERYMGLGSLAAGLQHEIKNPLAALALHIQLLCERLAQETDDTEINESLNILNTEVKRIGDVLDGFRNYASINDIGRSPVDVGELISKLVRLLRPHAEKQNVTLKMSAPEQTLELIQADSARLEQVFLNLALNAIAAMPNGGTLQFLISGEDGGIRIDVIDTGRGIPAEIQSKIFDPYFTTRSDGTGMGLALCDKIIRQHNGNLDFETSPQGTTFTVQLR; this comes from the coding sequence ATGATCGACACACCCGGTGGGCGTGGTGTTCGGCGGCTTGCCATCGGACTGGCGGTGCTCAGCTGTCTATCGTTCTTCACCACGGCCTGGATTTTTTCAGCCGTCAGTCGTGAACAGGAAATCGTCAGTCAGATTGTTAAGCACCTGCCCGAGAGTGATTCGGAGGTGGCTTCGGAGCTGAAGGGGGAACTCGTCCTGCAGCGCGGTCTCTTACTATTGCTCGTAATTGATTTCGTTGCCGCGGGCGTCGCTCTTGTTTTTGTCGTTCGCGCCTACCTGTCGAGTGAACAGTCCCTTGAGGACGTGAAGGTACTCTCCTCGGACATTCTTGCCAGCATGGATGCTGGGGTGATCACGACCGATCCCGATGGTGTTCTCACCAGCATCAATCCACGCGGCCAAATGCTGATCGGCTTGCCTCATTCTGAACACCCCCCGCACGACTCGGCAATCGGGCACAACATTAGTGAGATTGGGCATGAGCACGCGTCGCTCGAGGAAATTTTTGAAGAGAGCCGGAGGTTTGAACACCCGATTCGCGACCGTGACTACCGCATCACTCGAGACGGTCATACCCAGACTCTCCGGGCCGGATGCACGCGACTGCACAATCGAGCGGGCGACGAAATTGGATTTGTGCTGCAGGTCCGCGACGTTACGCAGAAAGCTCTCATTGAAGAGCGACTGCGGCGAATGGAACGCTACATGGGTCTCGGATCGCTGGCCGCCGGACTCCAACACGAGATCAAGAATCCGCTGGCAGCACTGGCGCTCCACATCCAACTGCTCTGCGAACGATTGGCCCAAGAGACAGACGATACCGAAATCAACGAGTCGCTGAATATTCTCAATACCGAGGTCAAACGCATCGGTGACGTACTCGACGGGTTCCGCAACTATGCGTCGATTAATGACATCGGGCGTTCTCCCGTCGACGTCGGTGAGTTGATCTCAAAGCTCGTGCGTCTACTCCGCCCGCACGCCGAAAAACAAAATGTAACGCTCAAGATGAGCGCACCAGAGCAGACGCTCGAATTGATTCAAGCTGATTCGGCACGCCTCGAGCAAGTCTTCCTGAACCTCGCTCTTAACGCGATTGCGGCGATGCCCAATGGCGGCACTTTGCAATTCCTCATCTCCGGCGAAGATGGTGGAATCCGCATCGATGTGATCGATACTGGACGGGGCATCCCCGCCGAGATTCAGTCCAAGATTTTTGACCCCTATTTCACGACACGGAGCGATGGTACCGGCATGGGATTGGCTCTGTGCGACAAAATCATTCGCCAGCACAACGGTAATCTCGATTTTGAAACCAGTCCCCAGGGCACAACCTTCACCGTGCAGCTCCGGTAG
- a CDS encoding sigma-54-dependent transcriptional regulator: MPHLDPFGVLIVDDEPNIRSGLARGLAGDADHVETAANASEALAKIEKGNFPLVIVDVRLNCEMTGIDLLQKIVHSRPQTAVIVITAHGTVETAVEAMRAGAFDFVLKPLDLNLVRQQVRRARDRFELQMENQRLRSRLVDSGEMSEIVAGGTAMQDVFRQIRQVAATEATVMIHGESGTGKELIARALHELSDRSNGPFIAVNLGALPETLLESELFGHEKGSFSGATRQKPGCFEQACSGTLFLDEVTEMSAKSQVDLLRVLETRGFTRVGGEELLHSDARVVSATNRPVQDLIDDGTFREDLYYRLNVIPIELPPLRGRREDIPLLVEHFLEHFCTRHRREMKRLSPEAMQTMITAAWPGNVRQLRNVIERMVITAAGDVIHENELPPELRKPASAITSPNSSVVPLAEAVEACERQAITAALEASGMHREKTAKTLGISVRTLHYKMGRFGLH, encoded by the coding sequence ATGCCCCACCTCGATCCGTTTGGCGTCCTGATTGTTGACGACGAACCCAATATACGGTCCGGTCTTGCTCGCGGTCTGGCAGGGGATGCCGATCATGTCGAAACGGCTGCGAATGCATCGGAGGCGCTTGCTAAGATCGAGAAGGGCAACTTCCCACTCGTGATTGTCGATGTGAGGCTGAACTGCGAGATGACGGGAATCGATCTTCTTCAGAAAATAGTACACTCGCGTCCTCAGACTGCGGTGATCGTCATCACGGCACATGGCACCGTGGAGACGGCCGTGGAGGCGATGCGTGCGGGTGCGTTTGACTTTGTGCTCAAACCGCTCGATCTCAATCTTGTTCGTCAGCAGGTGCGGCGGGCGCGTGATCGTTTTGAATTGCAGATGGAGAACCAGCGGCTCCGCAGCCGTTTGGTTGATTCGGGTGAAATGTCCGAGATCGTCGCTGGCGGGACTGCGATGCAGGACGTGTTTCGACAGATTCGTCAGGTCGCCGCCACCGAAGCCACGGTCATGATCCATGGTGAAAGCGGGACGGGTAAGGAGCTGATCGCCCGCGCCCTTCATGAACTGAGCGATCGCAGCAACGGCCCCTTCATCGCCGTCAATCTCGGTGCGCTGCCTGAAACGTTACTCGAGAGCGAGTTATTCGGTCACGAAAAGGGATCCTTCAGCGGCGCCACGCGGCAGAAACCTGGTTGCTTTGAACAAGCGTGCTCAGGTACGCTGTTCCTCGATGAGGTTACGGAAATGTCAGCCAAGAGCCAGGTTGATTTGCTGCGAGTATTAGAGACCCGTGGTTTCACACGGGTCGGCGGCGAGGAGCTCCTGCACTCCGATGCCCGCGTTGTCTCAGCAACTAACCGTCCCGTCCAAGATCTGATCGACGATGGGACGTTTCGTGAAGACCTTTATTATCGGCTCAATGTCATCCCCATTGAGCTGCCGCCGCTGCGAGGTCGTCGGGAAGACATCCCATTGCTGGTGGAACACTTCCTCGAACACTTCTGCACTCGACATCGCCGTGAAATGAAACGACTGTCTCCCGAAGCGATGCAAACCATGATCACCGCAGCCTGGCCGGGAAACGTTCGACAACTTCGCAACGTGATCGAACGCATGGTCATTACAGCGGCCGGCGATGTGATTCACGAGAATGAATTGCCGCCGGAACTCCGCAAACCGGCCAGCGCCATCACGTCACCGAACAGCTCGGTCGTGCCATTAGCCGAAGCCGTGGAGGCGTGCGAGCGGCAAGCGATTACCGCGGCATTGGAGGCCTCTGGAATGCACCGTGAGAAAACCGCCAAGACGCTCGGGATCAGCGTTCGAACACTGCACTACAAAATGGGCCGATTCGGACTGCATTGA
- a CDS encoding nicotinate phosphoribosyltransferase, producing the protein MHRLNELYRPSLSLLTDLYQLTMAYGYWKNGLAEREAVFHLFFRKNPFDGGYAIACGLQMAVEYLEQLRFDSQDLSYLATLTGADNQPLFEDAFLDYLGELHWTCDVDAIPEGTVVYPHEPLVRVQGPILQCQLVETPLLNLINFQTLVATKAARVCSAAGVFLPHAADRVIEFGLRRAQGIDGALSASRAAFIGGCAATSNVMAGRLYGIPVVGTHAHSWVMTFASEREAFELYADAMPNNCVFLVDTYDTLEGVRKAVEVGHRLRATGHEMLGIRLDSGDLAWLSIEARKILDEAGFPDASIVASNDLDERLITSLKRQGARIDTWGVGTKLATAFDQPALGGVYKLGAIRDENGTWQPRIKLSEQTIKVSNPGILQVRRFERESGPVSEHRGDMIFDEQTKWDQSHDVTMVDPADHHRQKTFAKDTPYTDLLQPVFRNGEIVGESPSLQAIRDRVRDQLSRTPMAVQRFENPHEYPVGLEQGLFHLKADMIHAARERT; encoded by the coding sequence ATGCATCGACTCAACGAACTCTATCGACCGTCCTTGTCGTTGTTGACCGACCTATACCAGCTCACGATGGCCTACGGTTATTGGAAGAATGGATTAGCTGAACGCGAAGCAGTATTTCACCTATTCTTCCGCAAGAATCCCTTTGACGGCGGGTATGCGATCGCCTGCGGACTGCAGATGGCGGTCGAGTATCTTGAGCAGCTTCGCTTTGACAGCCAGGACCTGAGTTATTTGGCAACGCTCACGGGTGCTGATAATCAACCGCTATTTGAGGATGCGTTTCTCGATTATTTGGGCGAACTGCATTGGACATGCGACGTCGATGCGATTCCCGAGGGCACTGTTGTCTATCCGCACGAGCCTTTGGTGCGTGTGCAAGGGCCAATCCTACAGTGCCAGCTCGTCGAGACGCCGCTATTGAATCTGATCAATTTTCAAACCTTGGTCGCCACCAAAGCAGCTCGTGTTTGTTCAGCGGCAGGTGTGTTTTTGCCTCACGCAGCGGACCGTGTGATCGAGTTCGGCTTACGTCGGGCGCAGGGGATCGATGGCGCGTTGTCGGCCTCACGGGCCGCCTTCATCGGTGGTTGCGCAGCAACGTCGAACGTCATGGCAGGTCGCTTGTACGGAATCCCTGTCGTCGGGACGCACGCCCATAGCTGGGTGATGACGTTTGCGAGCGAGCGTGAGGCATTCGAGTTATACGCCGACGCCATGCCCAATAACTGCGTGTTTCTCGTCGATACGTACGATACGCTCGAGGGCGTCCGCAAGGCGGTCGAGGTCGGCCACCGATTGCGAGCGACCGGTCACGAAATGCTGGGAATCCGATTGGACTCAGGTGACCTCGCATGGTTAAGTATCGAGGCGAGGAAAATTCTTGACGAGGCTGGTTTTCCTGACGCCAGCATTGTCGCGAGCAACGATCTCGACGAGCGATTGATCACCAGTTTGAAACGGCAGGGCGCACGCATCGATACCTGGGGCGTCGGAACCAAGCTGGCCACTGCATTCGATCAACCTGCCCTTGGTGGTGTCTACAAGCTCGGCGCGATTCGCGATGAGAACGGGACGTGGCAACCTCGCATCAAGCTGTCCGAGCAGACCATCAAGGTGAGCAATCCGGGGATCTTGCAAGTCCGACGGTTCGAGCGAGAATCGGGGCCCGTATCGGAGCATCGAGGTGACATGATTTTTGATGAGCAGACCAAGTGGGACCAATCCCACGACGTCACGATGGTGGACCCCGCCGATCACCACCGTCAAAAGACCTTTGCGAAGGACACGCCGTACACTGATTTATTGCAGCCGGTATTTCGCAACGGTGAAATCGTTGGTGAGTCACCGAGCCTGCAGGCGATCCGTGATCGGGTACGGGATCAACTGAGCCGGACTCCGATGGCGGTCCAGCGTTTCGAGAATCCCCACGAGTATCCCGTCGGACTCGAGCAGGGATTGTTTCATTTGAAAGCTGACATGATCCACGCAGCACGGGAGCGGACATGA
- a CDS encoding protoheme IX farnesyltransferase — protein sequence MPDDSLMPDGPDMDGDPAMSGELARSIDPVTSPSDDIPSIAVSSSTAKKSKRTREPTLVGDFVELTKPRIVTMILVTTVASAWIGMAAPTGVSLSLSAWLVLLIGTGLVAGSAGAANQVWERWIDPLMPRTASRPLASRRMLPATGIAFTAILGLLGTALLAWQFGAAPAWVGVATWVVYVLIYTPMKTRTAWNTTVGAIAGAMPVFMGYTAAGGLMTDLAGWMLFGVLVCWQYPHFMAIAWLCRQQYAEAGFKMTTTVDPSGRSAAWQSIVGAIALAVCGVILCLAPAGELILSAASFTTSLLVVVASWPLLKAALRFARQPDDLRARKMMRWSLVVLPAVLLVMTLRMIGL from the coding sequence ATGCCCGACGATTCCCTGATGCCAGACGGGCCTGATATGGATGGGGATCCGGCAATGTCCGGGGAGCTCGCTCGATCAATCGACCCGGTAACGAGTCCCTCGGATGACATACCATCGATTGCGGTCTCATCATCAACAGCAAAAAAATCGAAGCGAACACGCGAGCCGACGCTGGTCGGTGACTTCGTCGAGCTGACAAAACCACGGATCGTGACGATGATACTCGTCACGACGGTGGCCTCGGCCTGGATCGGCATGGCGGCGCCGACGGGTGTCTCGCTGTCGCTGAGCGCTTGGCTGGTCCTGTTGATTGGCACGGGCTTGGTTGCCGGCAGTGCGGGAGCCGCCAACCAGGTATGGGAGCGGTGGATTGATCCGTTGATGCCGCGAACCGCGTCGCGTCCGCTGGCATCTCGGCGGATGCTACCCGCCACCGGAATCGCATTTACCGCAATCCTCGGTTTGCTCGGTACGGCTTTATTGGCGTGGCAGTTTGGTGCCGCCCCGGCATGGGTTGGCGTGGCGACTTGGGTTGTCTACGTGCTGATATACACACCGATGAAAACACGAACGGCTTGGAACACGACCGTCGGTGCTATCGCCGGTGCAATGCCCGTGTTCATGGGATACACCGCCGCCGGTGGCCTGATGACCGACTTGGCGGGATGGATGCTGTTCGGCGTGTTGGTTTGTTGGCAGTACCCGCACTTCATGGCCATCGCCTGGCTGTGCCGCCAGCAATACGCCGAGGCCGGTTTTAAGATGACCACAACGGTCGACCCAAGTGGCCGCAGCGCTGCCTGGCAAAGTATCGTCGGGGCGATCGCATTAGCGGTTTGCGGCGTGATCCTCTGCTTGGCTCCGGCGGGTGAGCTGATCCTGTCAGCAGCAAGCTTTACCACGTCGTTACTGGTGGTAGTTGCCAGCTGGCCCTTGCTCAAAGCGGCGCTGAGGTTTGCCCGTCAGCCGGATGACCTGCGTGCACGCAAAATGATGCGATGGTCGCTGGTTGTCCTTCCAGCGGTATTGCTCGTGATGACACTACGCATGATCGGATTGTGA
- the pncA gene encoding bifunctional nicotinamidase/pyrazinamidase, protein MNALILVDLQNDFLPGGALAVPRGDEVIEIANRLMPRFDIVAATQDCHPPDHLSFAREHAGKSVGDSIDLDGLPQVLWPVHCVAKTLGCEFPTRLQSALITKVFPKGTDRRRDSYSGFYDNGGIVATGLADYLQRVGVQDVYVMGLATDYCVRATAIDAAKLGLTTYLIEDGCRGVDLSPGDCDRAISEMEEAGVRRANSNEMPAVA, encoded by the coding sequence ATGAACGCATTGATTTTAGTCGATCTACAGAATGACTTTCTACCCGGCGGCGCGCTCGCGGTACCGCGTGGCGATGAGGTCATCGAGATCGCCAACCGTTTAATGCCGCGTTTTGACATCGTCGCCGCGACCCAAGATTGCCATCCGCCCGACCATCTGAGCTTCGCACGCGAGCACGCGGGGAAATCGGTGGGCGATTCCATCGATCTCGATGGGCTCCCTCAAGTCCTCTGGCCGGTTCACTGCGTGGCGAAAACGCTCGGTTGCGAATTCCCTACCCGATTGCAATCCGCTCTGATCACAAAAGTATTCCCGAAGGGCACCGATCGCAGGCGGGACAGCTACAGCGGTTTTTATGACAATGGTGGCATCGTGGCAACGGGATTAGCGGACTACCTGCAACGCGTGGGCGTCCAAGACGTCTACGTGATGGGCCTGGCCACCGACTACTGCGTCCGCGCGACCGCGATCGACGCCGCGAAGTTGGGATTGACCACGTACTTAATCGAAGACGGGTGTCGCGGCGTGGACCTGAGCCCAGGCGACTGCGACCGCGCCATCAGTGAGATGGAAGAGGCGGGTGTGCGACGAGCGAACAGCAATGAAATGCCAGCAGTGGCGTGA
- a CDS encoding COX15/CtaA family protein: MTATTSDSTNAYSTPADDGASTASTASPAPVSPWPRRLACTLVVLVWPLIWVGGLVTTYDAGMSVPDWPGTYGYNLFLYPLSTWLLGPFDLFIEHGHRLLGAIVGFVAIGFLIAAWRGDQRRWVTVLAAGVLLAVIGQGVLGGMRVTMSARVLAMVHGCTGPLFFALCVVAACVTGRRWQRDRVLAAANHTQQGQITANPSTGLPADALRSPWMLWPTLLFGVAYLQILLGAQLRHALPTSSPSMFAHTAMTHVATGIFLWLLTWVAWSVMRGCGDLTLSRPAAALVCLVAVQLLLGMGTWIVNYGYPSILESLPGSASYRLASKNLLDAWIVTGHVATGSLILAVSTLLAVRLRRRRWVLTQLPH, from the coding sequence GTGACCGCTACAACTTCCGACTCCACCAACGCCTATAGCACGCCTGCTGATGATGGGGCGAGCACCGCATCGACTGCTTCACCCGCGCCCGTTTCACCCTGGCCACGGCGATTAGCATGCACGCTGGTCGTCCTCGTGTGGCCGTTGATCTGGGTAGGCGGCTTAGTGACCACCTACGACGCGGGTATGTCCGTTCCAGATTGGCCGGGAACGTACGGTTACAACCTGTTTCTGTACCCGCTTTCGACTTGGTTGTTGGGGCCATTCGATCTGTTCATCGAGCATGGTCATCGCTTGCTCGGAGCGATCGTCGGGTTCGTGGCCATCGGTTTCCTGATAGCGGCATGGCGTGGCGATCAGCGCCGCTGGGTCACGGTGCTGGCCGCGGGTGTGTTGCTGGCTGTGATCGGCCAGGGCGTCCTCGGCGGGATGCGAGTCACGATGAGCGCCCGCGTGCTGGCGATGGTGCATGGCTGTACGGGACCGCTGTTTTTTGCGTTATGCGTTGTGGCCGCATGCGTCACGGGCCGGCGCTGGCAACGGGACAGGGTGCTGGCCGCCGCAAACCACACCCAACAGGGGCAGATAACGGCAAATCCATCGACAGGCCTACCCGCCGATGCTCTCCGTTCGCCTTGGATGCTGTGGCCGACCCTACTGTTCGGGGTGGCCTACTTGCAGATTCTCCTGGGGGCACAATTACGGCACGCATTACCGACGTCGAGCCCGAGCATGTTTGCCCATACGGCGATGACCCACGTCGCCACAGGAATTTTCCTCTGGCTGCTGACGTGGGTTGCGTGGAGTGTGATGCGGGGGTGCGGCGATTTGACGCTTTCGCGTCCGGCGGCAGCCTTGGTATGCTTGGTGGCCGTGCAATTGTTGCTCGGTATGGGGACGTGGATCGTGAATTACGGCTACCCCTCTATTTTGGAATCGTTACCGGGCAGTGCATCGTACCGCTTGGCATCAAAGAATTTACTCGATGCGTGGATTGTGACGGGTCATGTAGCGACGGGGTCGCTGATTTTGGCTGTTTCGACTCTACTGGCGGTGCGACTGCGACGTCGCCGCTGGGTATTGACGCAATTGCCGCATTGA